In uncultured Bacteroides sp., one genomic interval encodes:
- a CDS encoding iron-sulfur cluster assembly protein, protein MTKFEIEEKIVEMIKTVYDPEIPVNIYDLGLIYKIDVADNGDTVIDMTLTAPNCPAVDFIVEDVRQKVESVEGVTSATINIVFEPEWDKDMMSEEAKLELGFL, encoded by the coding sequence ATGACGAAGTTTGAAATAGAAGAAAAGATTGTCGAGATGATTAAGACTGTATATGACCCGGAAATTCCGGTTAATATCTATGATCTCGGTTTGATTTATAAGATTGATGTAGCTGATAATGGTGATACTGTTATCGATATGACGCTTACTGCACCTAATTGTCCGGCTGTGGATTTCATAGTAGAAGATGTTCGCCAAAAAGTAGAATCAGTAGAAGGAGTTACCTCTGCTACGATTAATATTGTTTTTGAACCGGAATGGGACAAAGATATGATGAGCGAAGAAGCTAAACTAGAATTAGGATTTCTTTAA
- a CDS encoding pyridoxal phosphate-dependent aminotransferase: MNQLSDRLNSLSPSETLAMSQKSNELKAQGIDVINLSVGEPDFFTPDHIKAAAKKAIDDNFSFYSPVPGYMPLRKAIAAKLKNENGLDYKPEQIVCSNGAKQSVCNTLLCIIGPEDEVIIPAPYWVSYIEMVKLAEGKSVIIPAGLEQNFKITPAQLEAAITPKTKAIILCSPSNPTGSVYSKEELKGLVDVLVKYPNIIVIADEIYEHINYIGKHESIAQFSEIKERVALINGVSKAYAMTGWRLGFVAAPEWLAKASNKLQGQYTSGPSSIAQKAAEAAFAGDQAPVEEMRKAFERRRNLVIELVKNIPGLECNVPDGAFYVFPKCDSYFGKSFGDRKINDSADLAMYLLEEGHVACVGGVAFGAPECIRMSYATSDENLVEAFNRIKQTLAKLK, from the coding sequence ATGAATCAACTTTCAGACCGTTTGAACAGCCTTTCTCCTTCAGAGACTTTAGCTATGTCTCAGAAGAGTAATGAGTTAAAAGCTCAAGGCATCGATGTCATCAATCTTAGTGTAGGGGAACCCGACTTCTTTACTCCTGATCACATTAAGGCTGCTGCTAAAAAAGCAATTGATGATAACTTCTCTTTTTATTCTCCTGTACCAGGCTACATGCCCCTTCGTAAGGCTATTGCAGCTAAATTAAAGAATGAAAATGGCCTGGATTATAAACCTGAACAGATTGTTTGTTCCAACGGAGCCAAACAGTCAGTTTGTAATACCTTATTGTGTATCATTGGCCCGGAAGATGAAGTAATTATCCCAGCTCCATATTGGGTTAGCTACATTGAGATGGTAAAACTAGCAGAAGGTAAAAGTGTTATTATCCCTGCTGGTCTTGAACAAAATTTCAAAATTACACCTGCTCAACTGGAAGCTGCTATTACTCCTAAAACTAAAGCGATAATCCTTTGCTCTCCTTCAAATCCAACAGGAAGTGTATACAGTAAAGAAGAATTAAAAGGATTAGTTGATGTTTTGGTTAAGTATCCTAATATCATCGTTATTGCCGACGAGATTTACGAACATATCAACTATATCGGAAAACATGAAAGTATTGCTCAATTCTCTGAGATCAAAGAACGTGTAGCTCTGATTAACGGCGTTTCTAAAGCATACGCTATGACTGGTTGGAGACTTGGATTCGTTGCTGCTCCGGAGTGGTTAGCAAAAGCTAGCAATAAACTACAGGGACAATATACTTCAGGTCCTTCTTCAATTGCTCAAAAAGCAGCAGAAGCTGCATTTGCAGGAGATCAGGCACCGGTAGAAGAAATGCGTAAAGCCTTCGAACGTCGTCGTAATCTTGTTATTGAATTAGTTAAAAATATCCCAGGATTAGAGTGTAATGTTCCTGATGGTGCATTCTATGTATTCCCAAAATGTGATTCATATTTCGGTAAATCTTTTGGCGATCGCAAAATTAACGATTCTGCAGATTTGGCAATGTATCTTCTGGAAGAAGGACACGTAGCATGTGTTGGAGGTGTAGCTTTCGGAGCCCCTGAATGTATCCGTATGTCTTATGCTACATCTGATGAAAATCTGGTTGAAGCATTCAACAGAATCAAGCAAACGTTGGCTAAACTAAAATAA
- a CDS encoding bifunctional 3,4-dihydroxy-2-butanone-4-phosphate synthase/GTP cyclohydrolase II yields MEDIKLNTIEEAIEDFREGNFIIVVDDEDRENEGDFIIAAEKITPEKVNFMLTYGRGVLCAPITEERCEELDLEMQVSTNTSIYETPFTVTVDLLDGCTTGVSMHDRAATIKALADPNTNPGSFGRPGHVNPLRAKSRGVLRRSGHTEATVDMARLAGLYPAGALIEIINEDGTMARLPQLMEVSKKFDIKIITIKDLIAYRLKMESIVEKGDEVDMPTEYGHFRLIPFRQKSNGLEHIALIKGEWAENESILVRMHSSCMTGDIFASNRCDCGEQLHKAMSQIEKAGKGVVVYMNQEGRGIGLMNKIRAYKLQEEGLDTVDANLHLGFKADERDYGVGAEILREIGVHKIRLLTNNPVKRIGLEAYGLEIVENVAIETTPNEYNLRYLKTKKDRMGHALHFTK; encoded by the coding sequence ATGGAAGATATAAAGCTAAATACAATCGAAGAAGCAATAGAAGACTTTCGTGAAGGTAATTTTATAATTGTTGTTGATGATGAAGATCGTGAAAATGAAGGCGATTTTATTATTGCAGCTGAAAAAATAACTCCTGAAAAAGTAAATTTCATGTTGACTTACGGACGCGGTGTCTTGTGTGCTCCTATTACAGAAGAACGTTGTGAAGAGTTAGACCTGGAAATGCAGGTTTCTACTAACACTTCAATATATGAAACACCATTCACTGTTACAGTAGACTTACTAGATGGATGTACTACAGGAGTTTCAATGCACGACAGAGCAGCCACTATCAAAGCATTGGCCGATCCTAACACAAATCCGGGTAGTTTTGGTCGCCCCGGACATGTTAATCCGCTAAGAGCGAAATCACGAGGAGTACTTCGCCGCTCAGGGCATACAGAAGCAACTGTTGACATGGCACGTTTAGCAGGTCTTTATCCAGCCGGAGCTTTAATTGAAATTATCAATGAAGACGGCACAATGGCTCGTTTACCACAACTGATGGAAGTTTCTAAAAAATTCGACATAAAAATCATTACTATTAAAGATCTTATAGCATATCGCTTAAAGATGGAGTCGATCGTAGAAAAAGGAGATGAAGTTGACATGCCAACTGAATACGGGCATTTCCGCCTTATCCCTTTCCGCCAAAAATCAAACGGACTGGAACATATTGCTTTAATAAAAGGTGAATGGGCAGAAAACGAGTCTATTTTGGTAAGAATGCACTCGTCATGTATGACTGGTGACATATTTGCATCCAATCGTTGCGATTGTGGAGAACAGTTGCATAAAGCAATGTCCCAGATAGAAAAAGCAGGAAAAGGTGTTGTTGTATATATGAATCAGGAAGGCCGTGGCATTGGACTTATGAATAAAATAAGAGCATATAAATTGCAGGAAGAAGGACTTGACACGGTTGATGCGAACCTGCACTTAGGCTTTAAGGCAGATGAACGTGATTATGGTGTAGGTGCAGAAATACTACGGGAAATAGGAGTACATAAAATAAGATTACTCACTAACAACCCAGTTAAACGTATTGGACTAGAAGCTTATGGCTTGGAAATAGTAGAAAATGTAGCTATTGAAACTACACCCAATGAGTATAACTTACGATATCTGAAAACAAAAAAAGATCGTATGGGACACGCTTTACATTTTACAAAGTGA
- a CDS encoding 5'-nucleotidase, protein MRYLGINKSMGMLCLSGLLFFSSCHSVYQLAGIQSNSVEINSVYDTKQDNAAVSVFAPFKSKVDSIMSPVIGTCEVDMTSGRPESLLSNLVADVLREYANTMPGQKADLAVINFGGLRSNLPKGDITFGTIYEILPFENSLCLVSLKGADLISLFSDIAKVGGQGVSNVRLLLSAPSNAELIDATVGGEKIDKDKIYTVATIDYLAEGNDGLGSFLKAEKRICPEGAVLRHIVLDYVKKKTTKGEVITSSLDGRIQIKK, encoded by the coding sequence ATGAGATATTTAGGGATAAATAAATCGATGGGAATGCTCTGTTTGTCGGGGCTACTCTTTTTTTCGTCATGTCATTCAGTTTATCAGTTGGCGGGCATACAAAGTAATAGTGTTGAGATTAATTCTGTATATGACACAAAGCAAGATAATGCGGCAGTTTCTGTTTTTGCTCCTTTTAAATCAAAAGTAGATAGTATTATGTCGCCAGTGATTGGAACCTGTGAAGTAGATATGACATCTGGACGTCCTGAAAGTCTTCTTTCTAACCTTGTGGCAGATGTTCTTCGTGAATATGCAAATACTATGCCCGGACAAAAAGCAGATTTAGCTGTTATTAACTTTGGGGGGCTGAGAAGTAACCTTCCAAAAGGTGATATAACATTTGGTACTATCTATGAAATTCTGCCTTTTGAGAATTCTCTTTGTCTTGTTAGTCTGAAAGGAGCAGATCTTATTTCTTTATTTAGCGATATTGCAAAAGTGGGGGGACAGGGAGTAAGCAATGTGAGACTTTTGCTTTCAGCTCCATCTAATGCAGAATTGATTGATGCTACAGTTGGAGGAGAAAAAATTGATAAAGATAAAATTTATACAGTGGCAACTATTGACTACTTAGCAGAAGGTAATGATGGTTTGGGCTCTTTCCTGAAAGCAGAAAAGCGTATTTGTCCTGAAGGTGCAGTTCTTCGTCATATTGTTCTTGATTATGTGAAGAAAAAAACAACGAAAGGTGAAGTTATTACATCCAGCCTGGATGGTAGAATTCAGATTAAGAAATAA
- a CDS encoding UDP-2,3-diacylglucosamine diphosphatase has protein sequence MKKRVYFLSDAHLGSRAIEHSRTQERRLVNFLESIRHDAAAIYLIGDMFDFWYEFKLVVPKGYTRFLGKISELTDAGIEIHYFTGNHDIWCGDYLEKECGMILHRKPITTEILGKEFYLAHGDGLGDPDKAFKLLRKMFHNHTLQTMFSALHPRWSVDLGLSWAKKSRLKRIDGKEPDYMGEDKEFLVLYTKEYLKSHPTINYFIYGHRHIMLDLMLSSSARVTILGDWINFYSYAVFDGDNLFLDEYVEGEEIA, from the coding sequence ATGAAGAAAAGAGTTTATTTCCTTTCGGATGCTCACCTTGGATCGCGTGCTATAGAACATAGCCGTACACAAGAGCGTCGTCTGGTGAACTTCCTTGAGAGTATTCGCCACGATGCTGCTGCAATTTATCTGATAGGAGATATGTTTGACTTTTGGTATGAGTTTAAATTAGTTGTACCTAAAGGATATACACGTTTTCTGGGAAAAATATCCGAATTGACTGATGCCGGAATAGAAATCCATTACTTTACTGGTAATCATGATATATGGTGCGGCGATTATCTGGAAAAGGAGTGTGGCATGATTCTTCATCGAAAGCCTATAACTACAGAAATACTAGGAAAAGAGTTTTATCTGGCGCATGGAGATGGGCTTGGTGATCCTGATAAGGCGTTTAAGCTACTCCGAAAAATGTTTCACAATCATACTTTGCAAACAATGTTTTCGGCTTTGCATCCCAGATGGAGTGTTGACTTGGGGTTGAGCTGGGCAAAGAAGAGCCGGTTGAAACGGATAGATGGCAAAGAACCTGATTATATGGGTGAGGATAAAGAGTTTTTGGTTCTTTATACTAAAGAGTATCTTAAATCTCATCCCACAATTAACTATTTTATCTATGGGCACCGCCATATAATGCTTGATTTGATGTTGTCGTCTTCTGCGCGTGTAACAATTCTGGGCGACTGGATAAACTTTTATTCGTATGCTGTATTTGATGGAGATAACTTATTTCTGGACGAATATGTTGAAGGTGAAGAAATAGCTTAA
- a CDS encoding glycoside hydrolase family 3 N-terminal domain-containing protein codes for MKRVFVFTLILAFLLPAATKAQVEPLLAYKVSQQESCQNWVENTLSKMTMKERIGQLFIHTVTPYIDKKNKKMIRKAVRDSKIGGLLFSGGKLQDQALLTNFAQSQAKIPLMITFDGEWGLSMRLKRTPVFPKNVVLGCIQNDQLIYEYGQEVARQCKEMGVTVNFAPVADVNRNPNNPVINVRSFGEEPHEVADKVIAYAQGLESKGVLSVAKHFPGHGDTDVDSHFALPVLAFTRERLDSVELYPFKQYIKAGLGGIMVGHLQVPIIEPNKLFPSSLSRNVVYGLLADELRFQGLIFTDALAMKGVASADRVCLLALQAGNDMVLAPADVETEVQSVLKALQNGEISKEEIDRKCRKVLLYKYILGLTRAPEIRLSGLEERINTANSEALIHKLRTAAITVLGNREQELPFRASADEIALVSVGERSADSVFIETMKKYAPVKCYHLTYQMNDSLMQAMKHELSLHKRVVVSITAQDLKPYLHFFSALSISQPAVYVFFTPFSVMEQLQIPLSVASAVILGHSADNDVQAQTGDVLFAKATADGRLSVSLGTLYSPGDGVTITPNTVFRSVPEDFGMSSVTLARIDSIVKEGIEARAFPGCQVLVMKDGKTVYSKNFGKYTYEGEQKVTSNSMYDLASLSKTTGTLLAIMKLYDKCLLNLTDKASKHLAFLRGTDKENITIKELLFHESGLPPSLPFYRLAIDETSYEAPFFVTKKDSKHTIQTDENTYACTSFKYKEGWASTKPSDEFTMHVTDSLYLNKKFHEAAMQMIAQTKLGAKKYNYSCVNFILLKEIAETVSGIPMDEFLSREYYGPMKLYHICYLPLRTHKKDEVVPTVKNDCFRGELIQGFVNDEAAAYLGGISGNAGLFASAKDVAKVYQMLLNGGEIDGKRYLSKSTCNLFTTTTSKSGRRGLGYDKPVPANPQNSPCCVSAPTAVYGHTGWTGTCCWVDPVNGLVYVFLSNRTYPDRWNFKLSKMNIRTNIQEVIYQSMK; via the coding sequence ATGAAAAGGGTATTTGTATTTACATTAATTCTGGCTTTCTTATTACCTGCAGCAACCAAAGCACAGGTTGAACCTCTTTTGGCGTACAAGGTTTCACAACAAGAGTCTTGTCAGAATTGGGTTGAAAATACGTTGTCTAAGATGACGATGAAAGAAAGAATAGGTCAGCTTTTTATTCATACAGTGACACCCTATATCGATAAAAAGAATAAAAAGATGATTCGAAAGGCTGTTCGTGACAGCAAAATTGGTGGGTTGCTGTTCTCTGGTGGAAAATTACAAGATCAGGCTTTATTAACTAATTTTGCTCAGTCGCAGGCTAAAATTCCATTGATGATTACTTTCGATGGTGAATGGGGATTGTCTATGAGACTGAAAAGGACTCCTGTTTTCCCAAAAAATGTAGTTTTGGGATGCATTCAGAATGATCAGCTTATTTACGAATATGGTCAGGAGGTAGCCAGACAGTGTAAGGAGATGGGAGTTACTGTGAATTTTGCACCTGTTGCCGATGTAAATCGTAATCCCAATAATCCTGTTATCAATGTACGATCATTTGGTGAAGAGCCTCATGAAGTAGCTGATAAAGTTATTGCTTATGCCCAAGGACTGGAAAGTAAAGGGGTACTTTCTGTAGCTAAGCACTTCCCGGGACATGGAGATACAGATGTTGATTCTCATTTTGCTTTGCCGGTGTTGGCTTTTACCAGAGAAAGACTAGATAGTGTTGAACTCTATCCTTTCAAACAATATATAAAAGCTGGTTTAGGAGGTATTATGGTTGGACATCTTCAGGTGCCTATTATAGAACCAAACAAGTTGTTTCCTTCTTCTCTTTCACGTAATGTTGTTTATGGTTTGCTTGCCGATGAACTTCGCTTTCAGGGATTAATCTTTACTGATGCCTTAGCCATGAAAGGTGTTGCTTCTGCAGATAGAGTCTGCTTGCTGGCTCTGCAAGCGGGGAATGATATGGTATTGGCTCCGGCAGATGTGGAAACGGAAGTTCAAAGTGTACTTAAAGCACTTCAAAATGGAGAAATAAGTAAAGAGGAAATTGATCGTAAGTGCAGAAAAGTTTTGTTGTACAAATATATATTAGGGCTGACAAGAGCTCCTGAAATTCGTTTGTCAGGTTTGGAAGAGCGAATTAATACGGCAAATTCCGAAGCTTTAATTCATAAACTGAGAACAGCTGCTATTACCGTTTTGGGAAACAGAGAACAAGAACTTCCTTTCCGGGCTTCCGCAGATGAAATTGCATTGGTTAGTGTAGGCGAGAGATCTGCTGATTCTGTGTTTATAGAAACAATGAAGAAATATGCCCCGGTTAAATGTTATCATTTAACATATCAGATGAATGATTCATTGATGCAAGCCATGAAGCATGAGTTGTCATTACATAAGAGGGTTGTTGTTAGTATAACCGCTCAAGATCTGAAACCTTATCTTCATTTCTTTTCTGCTCTCTCAATCAGTCAACCGGCAGTTTATGTGTTCTTTACTCCTTTTTCAGTAATGGAACAACTTCAGATACCTTTATCTGTTGCTTCTGCTGTTATTTTAGGGCATTCTGCAGATAATGATGTTCAAGCTCAAACAGGTGATGTCCTTTTTGCTAAGGCAACAGCTGACGGGCGTTTATCAGTAAGTCTAGGAACACTTTACTCTCCGGGAGATGGAGTAACAATTACCCCTAATACAGTATTCCGCTCCGTTCCGGAAGACTTTGGAATGAGTTCTGTTACACTAGCACGTATTGATTCAATTGTTAAGGAAGGTATTGAAGCTCGCGCTTTTCCCGGATGTCAGGTTTTGGTTATGAAGGATGGAAAGACTGTTTACAGCAAGAATTTTGGAAAATATACTTATGAAGGAGAGCAGAAAGTAACATCAAATAGTATGTACGACCTTGCTTCTTTATCAAAAACAACAGGAACATTACTTGCAATCATGAAGTTATACGATAAATGCTTGTTGAACCTAACAGATAAAGCATCTAAACATCTTGCTTTTCTTCGTGGTACTGACAAAGAGAATATAACGATTAAAGAATTGTTGTTTCATGAGTCTGGATTGCCACCTTCGCTTCCGTTCTATCGACTGGCTATAGATGAAACGAGCTATGAAGCTCCTTTCTTTGTCACTAAGAAAGATTCTAAACATACTATACAGACTGATGAAAATACTTATGCTTGTACTTCTTTTAAATATAAAGAAGGATGGGCTTCCACTAAACCTTCTGATGAATTTACAATGCATGTAACTGATAGTCTTTATCTGAATAAGAAATTTCATGAAGCAGCCATGCAGATGATTGCTCAGACTAAATTGGGAGCAAAGAAGTATAACTATAGTTGCGTTAACTTTATCCTTTTAAAAGAGATTGCCGAAACTGTTAGCGGAATCCCTATGGATGAGTTTTTGAGTCGTGAGTATTATGGGCCAATGAAACTATATCATATTTGTTATCTGCCTTTACGTACACATAAAAAAGATGAGGTTGTTCCTACTGTGAAAAATGATTGTTTTCGCGGGGAACTGATTCAGGGATTTGTGAATGATGAGGCTGCAGCTTATTTGGGTGGTATATCAGGTAATGCAGGCTTGTTTGCTTCTGCAAAGGATGTTGCAAAGGTGTATCAGATGCTGCTTAACGGAGGGGAAATAGATGGAAAACGATATTTAAGCAAATCAACGTGCAATCTATTTACTACAACTACTTCCAAGAGTGGCAGACGAGGCTTGGGGTATGATAAGCCTGTACCTGCTAATCCTCAGAATAGTCCTTGTTGTGTTTCTGCTCCTACTGCTGTTTATGGGCATACAGGATGGACCGGAACATGTTGTTGGGTAGATCCGGTAAACGGACTGGTTTATGTATTTTTGAGCAACCGTACATATCCGGATCGTTGGAATTTTAAATTGTCGAAGATGAATATACGTACGAACATTCAGGAGGTTATCTATCAATCAATGAAATAG
- a CDS encoding porin family protein, translating to MKRIFIILLSFVFSLGVNAQIKKIQNRPYIDQRRLHYGFLIGLHTQDLKFENNGYVTKDGESWYADVASYSPGFSVGVLGELYLTKELALRLIPTLHFGDKTVIFKNQTNKEEARQQIKSTYLSLPVDLKFSAERFNNYRPYVMAGVNPMADLSIKKNGVLLLKSADCYIEAGIGCDFYLPFFKLIPELKFCFGLSNLLKTDRPDLNDKTLLKYTQSVNQINSRLIVLSFYFE from the coding sequence TTGAAACGTATATTCATCATATTACTATCATTTGTATTCTCATTGGGCGTAAACGCACAAATAAAGAAGATACAGAATCGACCATATATTGACCAAAGAAGGCTACATTATGGCTTTTTAATTGGTTTGCATACTCAAGATCTGAAATTTGAAAACAACGGGTACGTTACAAAGGATGGAGAATCCTGGTATGCTGATGTTGCTAGTTATTCTCCCGGATTCAGTGTTGGCGTTTTAGGTGAGCTCTACTTAACTAAAGAACTGGCACTCCGGCTTATTCCGACTTTGCATTTCGGCGACAAAACCGTAATTTTTAAAAACCAGACTAACAAAGAAGAGGCCAGACAGCAGATAAAATCCACATACTTGTCTCTTCCTGTTGATTTAAAATTCAGTGCAGAGCGCTTTAACAACTATCGGCCATACGTAATGGCTGGAGTTAATCCCATGGCCGACCTTAGTATCAAAAAGAATGGTGTTTTATTACTTAAAAGTGCCGATTGCTATATAGAAGCTGGCATAGGTTGTGACTTTTATCTCCCATTCTTCAAGCTTATTCCAGAACTTAAGTTCTGCTTTGGATTAAGTAATTTACTTAAAACAGACCGTCCTGATTTAAATGATAAAACACTCTTAAAATATACACAATCAGTCAACCAGATAAACTCTCGCTTGATTGTGCTATCATTCTATTTTGAATAG
- a CDS encoding 4Fe-4S binding protein has translation MAYVINDDCIACGTCIDECPVGAISEGDIYSINPEVCTECGTCADVCPSEAIHPGN, from the coding sequence ATGGCTTACGTAATTAATGATGATTGTATTGCTTGTGGAACTTGTATTGACGAGTGTCCAGTAGGAGCTATCTCTGAAGGCGATATCTATTCAATTAACCCAGAGGTTTGTACAGAATGTGGAACTTGCGCAGATGTTTGTCCTTCTGAAGCAATACATCCGGGAAACTAA
- a CDS encoding metallophosphatase: MKRTFFIIISLILCINLSAQRVKVLTILHTNDTHSRVEPISKNDANKSQADKGGFVRRASYIKQARAEDKDILLFDCGDFSQGTPYYNMFKGEVEIKLMNEMKYDAATIGNHEFDFGLENMARLFKMANFPFVCANYKFTGTVLDGLVKPYIIIKRKGLKIGVFGLSPKMEGLVQADKCKGVVYFEPYDVANEVATYLKMNERCDVVVCLSHLGWKASENNPVCDEMLAAKTHNIDLILGGHSHSFIETPVYYKNLDGKEVPVTQMWRNGVYVGKINLKFERK, translated from the coding sequence ATGAAACGGACATTTTTTATAATAATATCACTAATCTTATGCATTAACCTTTCTGCTCAGCGGGTAAAGGTGCTTACTATATTGCATACCAATGATACTCACAGTCGTGTTGAACCAATAAGCAAAAACGATGCTAATAAATCTCAGGCAGATAAAGGTGGATTCGTTAGGCGAGCTTCTTATATAAAGCAGGCTCGAGCAGAGGATAAGGATATTTTGTTGTTCGACTGCGGTGATTTTTCTCAGGGAACTCCATATTACAATATGTTTAAAGGAGAGGTGGAAATCAAGTTGATGAACGAAATGAAATATGATGCAGCAACAATTGGAAATCATGAGTTTGATTTTGGACTTGAGAATATGGCTCGTCTTTTTAAAATGGCGAATTTTCCATTTGTATGTGCCAACTATAAATTTACAGGTACTGTGCTTGATGGCCTGGTTAAACCTTATATTATTATTAAACGTAAAGGCCTGAAAATTGGAGTGTTTGGATTAAGCCCCAAAATGGAAGGATTGGTTCAGGCCGATAAGTGCAAAGGGGTAGTTTATTTCGAACCTTATGATGTAGCAAATGAGGTTGCAACATATTTGAAAATGAATGAACGTTGTGATGTGGTGGTTTGTCTTTCTCATTTGGGATGGAAAGCTTCAGAAAACAATCCGGTTTGTGATGAAATGTTAGCAGCAAAAACACATAATATTGATTTAATATTAGGAGGACACTCTCATTCGTTTATTGAAACTCCCGTATATTACAAAAATTTAGATGGTAAGGAAGTTCCTGTAACACAGATGTGGAGAAACGGAGTCTATGTGGGGAAAATAAACCTAAAGTTTGAAAGGAAATAA
- the rplS gene encoding 50S ribosomal protein L19: MDFIKIAEEAFATGKQHPNFKAGDTVTVAYRITEGNKERVQLYRGVVIKISGHGEKKRFTVRKMSGTVGVERIFPIESPFIDSIEVNKVGKVRRAKLYYLRALTGKKARIKEKRVITTNA; the protein is encoded by the coding sequence ATGGATTTTATTAAAATTGCAGAAGAAGCATTTGCTACTGGAAAACAGCATCCAAACTTCAAAGCTGGAGACACTGTAACTGTAGCTTATCGTATTACTGAAGGTAACAAAGAACGTGTACAGTTGTACCGCGGTGTTGTTATCAAGATTTCAGGTCACGGAGAAAAGAAACGCTTTACTGTTCGCAAAATGTCTGGAACAGTTGGTGTAGAAAGAATCTTCCCAATCGAATCACCATTCATCGATAGCATCGAAGTGAACAAAGTTGGTAAAGTTCGTAGAGCTAAATTATATTACCTTCGTGCTCTTACCGGTAAAAAAGCTAGAATCAAAGAAAAAAGAGTTATTACTACAAACGCTTAA